A genomic segment from Syntrophotalea acetylenivorans encodes:
- a CDS encoding ABC transporter substrate-binding protein: MSAWRKSQPNMAFRCCSIVKHILTGALGSVLLTMLLCSASTAAENARGAHKFPLEMDTLMGALSDARKPSPVPAESYPRTVTYRFMRYDFVADQEHEEERSIALPHQPQRIIPHATGLTEILWAIVPHERLLAVHKSCKDRQFSFLAPLLPADLPTYGTDDAEIVIGYRPDLVMASFFSNENFLHQLHTAQVPVGQFGFFDDLDTIKDQVLLAGRLTGEEDSAQRLVAVMTEKLHDIQTVVRQQRGDAGKPPTVLYYDNMAYVAGSGTTFDSMCQALGVTNIAAARGIKNFKQIDYETLLRWNPDVIIVPDESSFDKQLYNQEILATAQAVRQKNIRKMPTVYLLSSSQYLIASINYLAGLLYESSF, from the coding sequence ATGTCGGCGTGGAGGAAATCGCAACCGAACATGGCGTTTCGCTGTTGTTCTATCGTTAAACACATCCTCACTGGAGCTCTCGGATCCGTACTGCTGACGATGTTGCTCTGCAGTGCTTCTACGGCGGCAGAAAACGCACGCGGCGCCCATAAGTTTCCCCTGGAGATGGATACGCTGATGGGAGCACTGAGCGATGCCCGGAAACCGTCCCCCGTCCCGGCAGAGAGCTATCCCCGTACCGTCACCTACCGCTTTATGCGCTACGATTTCGTTGCAGATCAGGAACATGAGGAAGAGCGGTCGATTGCCCTTCCTCATCAGCCTCAGCGCATCATTCCCCACGCCACGGGCCTGACCGAAATTCTCTGGGCCATCGTGCCCCATGAACGTCTGCTTGCCGTGCACAAAAGCTGCAAGGATCGGCAGTTCTCCTTCCTGGCACCACTGCTACCCGCCGATCTTCCCACCTATGGAACCGACGACGCGGAAATCGTCATCGGCTACCGGCCTGATCTGGTTATGGCGTCGTTTTTCTCCAACGAAAATTTTCTGCATCAGTTGCACACCGCTCAGGTACCCGTGGGACAGTTCGGTTTTTTCGATGATCTGGATACCATCAAGGATCAGGTCCTGCTCGCAGGACGCCTAACCGGCGAGGAGGACTCGGCGCAGAGACTGGTCGCCGTCATGACCGAAAAGCTCCATGATATCCAGACCGTAGTGCGGCAACAACGTGGAGACGCGGGCAAACCGCCGACCGTGCTGTATTACGACAACATGGCTTATGTGGCCGGCTCAGGTACAACCTTCGACAGCATGTGTCAGGCTTTGGGAGTGACCAACATTGCAGCGGCCAGGGGAATTAAAAACTTCAAGCAGATCGACTACGAAACCCTGCTGCGATGGAACCCGGATGTCATCATCGTGCCGGATGAAAGCAGCTTTGACAAACAGCTCTACAATCAGGAAATCCTGGCCACGGCACAGGCCGTGCGGCAAAAAAACATCCGCAAGATGCCAACCGTTTACCTGCTTAGCTCTTCGCAATATCTAATCGCCAGCATCAACTATCTGGCGGGGCTGCTCTATGAATCGTCGTTCTGA
- a CDS encoding FecCD family ABC transporter permease has translation MNRRSDLKHFFITRIGACAATLALLLIGIFLSVRVGPWMISLQDIGHILAVKTLGMDMVTDPALEAIVWLGRVPRTLTGALVGFALGAAGTIMQGIFKNPMASPGVIGTSSGAALGAVMAIYAGFAVTSIYALPAFAILFAFMSMLIVLGVATSGGLTSRYTLLLAGIAFNAIFGALTSLVIVLSTDRFEMARQIVGWLMGDLTNRSWQHVYIVLLITLVGTLWSMLYARDLNIIMLSEEIAANLGVNVTWSRNILLFISALLTGGAIAVSGAIGFVGLVAPHIMRSFVGSDNRLLIPAAGVLGAALVVYSDCVVRIWGGGGLRIGVLTALLGGPFFLYLIMRDRRKFVFF, from the coding sequence ATGAATCGTCGTTCTGATCTCAAGCATTTTTTTATCACCAGAATCGGAGCCTGCGCGGCAACCTTGGCGCTGCTCCTCATCGGCATATTTCTGTCCGTCCGCGTCGGCCCCTGGATGATCAGCTTGCAGGATATCGGCCACATTCTGGCGGTAAAAACCCTGGGCATGGACATGGTCACCGATCCGGCTCTGGAGGCCATCGTCTGGCTGGGGCGGGTTCCCCGCACCCTGACCGGGGCGCTGGTCGGGTTTGCCTTGGGGGCTGCCGGTACTATCATGCAGGGCATCTTCAAAAACCCCATGGCCAGTCCGGGGGTTATCGGCACCAGTTCCGGGGCGGCGCTGGGGGCCGTGATGGCCATCTATGCCGGTTTCGCCGTCACCAGCATCTATGCGCTACCGGCCTTCGCCATCCTGTTCGCCTTCATGTCCATGCTGATCGTACTGGGCGTCGCCACCAGCGGCGGGCTGACCTCGCGCTATACATTGCTGCTGGCCGGTATCGCCTTCAATGCCATTTTCGGCGCTCTCACCTCCCTGGTGATCGTGCTGTCAACGGACCGGTTCGAAATGGCCCGCCAGATCGTCGGCTGGCTGATGGGGGATCTGACCAACCGCAGCTGGCAGCATGTGTATATTGTTCTGCTCATCACCCTGGTCGGCACCCTGTGGTCGATGCTGTATGCCCGCGACCTGAACATCATCATGCTCAGCGAAGAGATCGCCGCCAACCTTGGCGTCAACGTCACCTGGTCCCGCAACATACTGTTGTTTATCTCCGCCCTGCTAACCGGAGGTGCCATTGCGGTATCCGGCGCTATCGGCTTCGTTGGGCTGGTCGCACCGCACATCATGCGCAGCTTTGTCGGCTCGGACAACCGCCTGCTGATCCCGGCCGCCGGTGTGCTGGGGGCGGCGCTGGTCGTCTATTCGGACTGCGTGGTGCGTATTTGGGGCGGCGGCGGGTTGCGCATCGGCGTTTTGACCGCACTGCTCGGCGGTCCGTTTTTTCTCTACCTGATCATGCGTGACCGCCGCAAATTTGTATTCTTCTGA
- a CDS encoding AAA family ATPase, with the protein MNSNATHTSPTTLISSAETFRSRIQQVEKEIGKIIIGQQGMIEAIICTLLSRGHILLEGVPGLAKSLTVGTFSRTIGGEFKRIQFTPDKLPSDITGTTIYNQATGAFTFHQGPVFCNILLADEINRAAPKVQSALLEAMQEKRVSIDRDQYQLPELFMVLATMNPVEQLGTYPLSEAQLDRFISKVTLTYPTIKSEEQLLRKKSTNYEALQKAVPCLLQPDEVVAMQQHVARNVTVSPAVVSYILEICLRTRPQSSEAPTAIRNYVSVGVSPRAGEHLIAYCKGFAFLRGRDYVAFEDVDACAAQVLGHRFILNDGAILEGIHADDLLQDIVCSVDPYSTDSLKERHYP; encoded by the coding sequence ATGAACTCAAACGCCACCCACACTTCTCCAACGACACTGATATCTTCAGCGGAGACTTTCCGCTCCAGGATTCAACAAGTTGAGAAAGAAATCGGCAAAATCATCATCGGCCAGCAGGGCATGATCGAAGCGATTATCTGTACCCTGTTGTCCCGGGGACACATCCTGCTTGAAGGGGTGCCGGGGTTGGCGAAAAGCCTTACGGTCGGAACCTTTTCCCGCACCATCGGCGGTGAATTCAAGCGCATCCAGTTCACGCCGGACAAACTACCCAGCGATATTACCGGTACCACCATCTACAATCAGGCTACCGGTGCCTTTACCTTCCACCAGGGGCCGGTGTTCTGTAACATCCTGCTGGCTGATGAAATCAACCGTGCGGCACCCAAGGTACAGTCGGCGCTGCTCGAAGCGATGCAGGAAAAACGGGTCAGCATCGATCGCGATCAGTACCAATTGCCTGAGCTATTTATGGTACTGGCCACGATGAACCCGGTAGAACAACTCGGTACCTACCCCCTGTCAGAGGCGCAACTCGACCGGTTTATATCCAAGGTCACCCTGACTTATCCAACCATAAAATCCGAAGAACAATTGCTCAGGAAAAAGAGTACCAACTATGAAGCGCTGCAAAAAGCCGTGCCGTGCCTTTTACAGCCGGATGAAGTGGTGGCCATGCAGCAACATGTGGCTCGAAACGTCACCGTTTCACCGGCAGTGGTGTCTTACATTCTTGAGATCTGTCTACGCACCCGCCCCCAGTCGAGCGAAGCGCCAACCGCCATACGCAATTACGTATCCGTAGGGGTTTCGCCGCGGGCTGGTGAACATCTCATCGCTTATTGCAAAGGATTTGCTTTTTTACGCGGGCGTGACTACGTGGCCTTCGAGGATGTCGATGCCTGTGCCGCCCAGGTGCTCGGGCATCGTTTTATCCTTAACGACGGGGCGATTCTGGAAGGCATACATGCCGACGACCTGTTGCAGGACATAGTCTGTTCGGTAGACCCCTATTCCACAGACAGCCTCAAGGAGCGCCATTACCCATGA
- a CDS encoding DUF58 domain-containing protein, which yields MKPPYRFDVLPKHPPRNDMAGDWAGLDKGTGYEFWGLRKYLPGDSWSRIDWKACARSGELHVREFLKDSAYNLMLLCDISRSMHFGNKFGLAKDLTVSLAHAALRSNNPCGLLLFADKVLTWIPPSAAPRQFHHIVSALQQAPSTKNRKTQLAPPLKLVMKRLSSCFGVIISDFHTDLSSLKSLMDAADQRFPAHEMVALHVLEDSEYHLTGVKDGLLTLQDMESGQQMALDLSGLQEFNTLLRLKRERTARALAGVGVDSAVLPTSATDIQARVNTLLARRLAARV from the coding sequence ATGAAGCCGCCTTATCGTTTCGATGTTCTACCCAAACACCCGCCCCGCAACGACATGGCAGGCGACTGGGCCGGGCTTGACAAAGGCACCGGATACGAATTCTGGGGGTTGCGTAAATATCTGCCAGGGGACAGTTGGAGCCGTATCGACTGGAAAGCGTGCGCACGCAGCGGTGAACTGCATGTGCGGGAATTTCTTAAGGACAGCGCCTACAACCTGATGCTCCTATGCGATATAAGCCGCTCCATGCACTTCGGCAATAAATTCGGCCTGGCCAAAGACCTGACTGTCTCTTTGGCCCACGCAGCTCTGCGATCCAACAATCCCTGCGGATTGCTACTGTTTGCCGACAAGGTTCTGACCTGGATCCCCCCGAGCGCCGCCCCGCGACAGTTTCATCACATCGTCAGCGCCTTGCAACAGGCACCGTCCACAAAAAACCGCAAGACGCAACTGGCACCGCCGCTGAAATTGGTCATGAAACGGCTATCTTCATGCTTCGGCGTTATCATTTCCGACTTTCACACGGACCTCAGCAGCCTGAAAAGTCTGATGGATGCCGCTGATCAGCGCTTTCCCGCCCACGAGATGGTCGCTCTGCATGTACTGGAAGACTCTGAATACCATTTGACTGGGGTCAAAGACGGCCTGCTGACACTCCAGGATATGGAATCGGGACAGCAGATGGCCCTGGATCTCTCTGGCCTGCAGGAGTTCAATACCCTGCTGCGCCTGAAACGGGAACGCACCGCACGAGCACTGGCCGGAGTCGGGGTCGATTCGGCAGTATTGCCGACTAGCGCCACAGATATTCAGGCTCGCGTCAATACCCTGCTCGCCAGGCGGCTGGCAGCCAGAGTCTGA
- a CDS encoding vWA domain-containing protein, whose amino-acid sequence MPGFELQYPLALLLLLLAPLFLVLRRHTRRKLPFPAIFPEMASLRPSFWKRNYNGIFFSLVYACMVLSLVNPGYSKETVEDFIESKWLFLALDMSGSMKRPASRFSDQSLGDLALDGITSFIDMRRDKDYIGLVAFSSYAKLLAPLTFDKELLRAKLDLVRSKSHSRIARELGAGGGTNASEATWLCLSAFFSMLPEENRLSVEQIAGMREFLLGEPGALLDIPQKIRHATPGKGMAVILFTDGRIEPTQRAHVQRGGLPNLVNIITLMKAVGVRFYIISVGGEIDAAVEKAMQPTTDEPTVGRIFVTSRGLDREQIEEVYREIDILETNRNLTRITLQPRWTRWPLTLLTFGLMALHLVLRSLQGLRKL is encoded by the coding sequence ATGCCTGGTTTTGAACTGCAATATCCCTTGGCCCTGCTGCTGTTGTTACTGGCACCGCTGTTCCTGGTGCTGCGGCGGCATACCAGGCGCAAGCTGCCCTTTCCGGCCATTTTCCCGGAAATGGCCAGTCTGCGGCCGAGTTTCTGGAAACGTAATTATAACGGCATCTTTTTCAGTCTGGTGTACGCCTGCATGGTCCTGAGCCTGGTCAACCCAGGCTATTCAAAAGAGACGGTGGAGGACTTCATCGAATCGAAATGGCTGTTCCTCGCCCTCGACATGTCCGGTTCCATGAAACGCCCGGCCAGCCGGTTTTCGGACCAATCATTAGGCGACCTGGCCCTCGACGGCATCACTTCCTTCATCGACATGCGCCGCGATAAGGATTACATCGGACTGGTGGCTTTTTCCAGCTATGCCAAACTGCTGGCGCCCTTGACCTTCGACAAGGAGCTTCTCAGGGCAAAACTGGATCTGGTCCGCAGCAAAAGCCACTCACGGATCGCTAGAGAGCTGGGGGCCGGCGGAGGCACTAACGCTTCTGAAGCGACATGGCTCTGCCTTTCGGCGTTTTTTTCCATGCTGCCGGAGGAGAACCGCCTGAGCGTGGAACAGATCGCCGGCATGCGAGAATTCCTCCTTGGAGAACCTGGCGCCTTGCTCGATATCCCGCAGAAAATACGTCATGCCACCCCCGGCAAGGGAATGGCCGTTATTCTCTTTACCGATGGCCGCATCGAACCGACCCAGCGTGCCCACGTGCAGCGTGGAGGGTTACCGAACCTGGTCAACATCATCACCTTGATGAAAGCAGTCGGCGTCCGATTTTACATCATTTCCGTCGGCGGGGAAATCGATGCGGCGGTGGAAAAAGCCATGCAACCGACGACGGATGAACCCACTGTTGGCCGCATATTTGTCACATCCAGAGGTCTGGACAGGGAACAGATCGAAGAGGTTTACCGGGAAATAGATATTCTGGAGACCAACCGCAACCTGACCCGCATCACTCTGCAGCCTCGCTGGACGCGTTGGCCACTGACCCTGCTGACATTCGGCCTGATGGCACTGCACCTTGTTTTACGTAGCCTGCAGGGGCTGCGGAAGCTGTAA
- a CDS encoding vWA domain-containing protein produces the protein MVFSSSHFFWLLLLLIPVAWRVLSTERFLNHLRFQFRMDSNSKSPWRLLGRCLLPLLALACLVTALASPSMTVLRTGNVSDNMVLAIGIDVSKSMLAEDVVLEQPVQGELRPLSNRLNAARQLVLTLLSRIDGEKVGLFFFSRNGIEVVSPTRDLGFVRYMATHTDLSDLTDSGSNLLAALDTGIMMVDSQNGTPAQAIILITDGEDTENSRSALRKGIDAFSQQNIAVFTVGTGKTSSVHIPIRRKGIDGIDGFYTDEDDLPLKTRLNEQSLQEIALANGGQYFRLDRTSPLRQAEELMKSILSIAASHPETLPAQRLPLDLAPLFLLAALLFYCLYLLL, from the coding sequence ATGGTTTTTTCGTCCTCGCATTTTTTCTGGCTGCTGTTGCTCCTGATCCCCGTTGCATGGCGGGTCCTGTCGACGGAACGTTTCCTTAATCACCTGCGTTTCCAGTTCCGGATGGATAGCAACAGCAAGTCTCCCTGGAGACTTTTGGGCCGTTGCCTACTACCGTTGCTCGCCCTGGCCTGCCTGGTGACGGCCCTTGCCAGCCCCAGCATGACAGTCCTACGTACTGGAAATGTCAGCGACAATATGGTTTTGGCCATCGGCATTGATGTCAGCAAATCGATGCTCGCCGAAGATGTGGTCTTGGAACAGCCAGTACAAGGGGAGCTCCGCCCCCTTTCCAACCGTCTGAACGCCGCACGACAATTGGTCCTGACCCTGTTAAGCCGGATAGATGGCGAAAAGGTCGGTCTGTTTTTCTTCTCCCGTAACGGCATCGAAGTCGTTTCTCCCACGCGCGACCTCGGCTTTGTGCGCTACATGGCAACCCATACCGATCTCAGCGACCTGACGGACTCGGGTAGCAATCTCCTGGCGGCCCTCGACACCGGCATCATGATGGTCGATAGTCAAAACGGAACACCAGCTCAGGCAATTATCCTTATCACTGATGGCGAGGATACGGAAAACAGTAGGTCTGCACTACGCAAAGGTATCGACGCCTTCTCCCAGCAGAACATCGCGGTTTTCACCGTCGGCACCGGGAAAACCAGCTCGGTTCATATCCCCATTCGCCGCAAAGGGATCGACGGTATCGACGGCTTCTACACTGACGAAGACGACCTGCCGCTGAAAACCCGTCTCAACGAACAATCATTACAGGAAATTGCCTTGGCAAACGGCGGCCAATACTTTCGACTCGACCGCACCTCACCCCTCAGGCAGGCGGAAGAACTGATGAAAAGCATCCTATCGATTGCCGCATCTCATCCGGAAACCCTACCCGCTCAGCGCCTCCCGTTAGATCTTGCCCCCCTGTTTCTTCTCGCTGCCCTGCTGTTTTACTGTCTGTACCTGCTTCTCTGA
- a CDS encoding (2Fe-2S) ferredoxin domain-containing protein has translation MSSQAVNSRFFQSFSRAKRSNMEHIIKICMGSSCYSRGNQENLERIERFLSKHQLEGDIDLRGSRCEGLCSDGPIVEINGQIHGAVTVDTIDQLLEQQLILQ, from the coding sequence ATTTCATCACAAGCAGTCAATAGTCGCTTCTTCCAATCTTTTTCCCGGGCAAAGAGGTCAAACATGGAACATATCATCAAAATTTGCATGGGCAGTTCCTGCTACAGCCGTGGCAATCAAGAGAATCTGGAGCGCATCGAACGTTTTCTTAGCAAGCATCAGCTAGAGGGTGATATTGATTTGCGGGGCAGTCGTTGCGAGGGCCTCTGTTCCGATGGGCCGATTGTCGAGATTAACGGACAAATTCATGGGGCCGTGACGGTAGACACCATCGATCAATTGCTTGAACAGCAATTGATCTTGCAGTAA
- a CDS encoding [Fe-Fe] hydrogenase large subunit C-terminal domain-containing protein — MEYRQPPVYTAENECQDCSKCVRYCPVKAIKVTDGQARIVPEKCVACGTCVRVCPAKAKRVRDDLNSVKQLLRQPKKVFASLAPSYVSEFPELSTANIIAALRQLGFAGVSETALGAQKVSAKVIKELNGGNKQLLLSSACPAAVTYIQKYLPEFAHSISTVFSPLLAHCTLLRQHYGSDIAVVFIGPCGAKKNERDRHPELLDAVITFTDLQSWFVEARIDPAALIAEEADRFVPESAQEGSLYPIEGGMIDTLRIQGGGDRIHYSTVGGLHGIEHVLGGLQPENVTLPIFLELLACRGGASTALVPPQDNRG; from the coding sequence ATGGAATACCGCCAGCCCCCTGTCTATACAGCAGAGAATGAGTGCCAGGATTGCTCCAAATGCGTTCGGTATTGCCCGGTCAAGGCGATCAAGGTCACGGACGGCCAAGCCCGAATAGTACCGGAGAAATGTGTGGCCTGCGGCACCTGTGTAAGGGTCTGCCCAGCCAAGGCCAAGCGGGTGCGAGACGACCTCAATAGCGTCAAGCAGCTGTTGCGGCAGCCGAAGAAGGTCTTTGCCTCCCTCGCTCCCTCTTATGTCAGCGAATTTCCCGAACTCTCCACGGCCAACATCATTGCCGCCCTGCGCCAACTCGGTTTTGCCGGAGTCAGTGAAACCGCCCTGGGCGCTCAGAAAGTCTCCGCCAAGGTTATCAAGGAGTTAAACGGAGGGAATAAGCAGTTACTGCTATCCTCAGCCTGTCCGGCGGCGGTTACTTACATACAAAAATATCTGCCGGAATTTGCCCATTCGATCTCGACGGTCTTTTCCCCCTTGCTGGCCCATTGCACCTTGCTTCGGCAGCATTACGGCTCCGATATCGCCGTAGTATTTATAGGCCCCTGCGGGGCGAAAAAAAACGAAAGGGATCGTCATCCGGAACTGCTTGACGCGGTTATCACCTTTACCGACCTGCAATCCTGGTTCGTCGAGGCCCGGATTGATCCGGCTGCCCTGATAGCGGAGGAAGCTGATCGTTTTGTGCCCGAAAGCGCCCAGGAGGGATCCCTGTATCCCATCGAAGGCGGCATGATCGATACCTTGCGCATCCAGGGGGGCGGGGACAGGATCCATTACAGCACCGTGGGTGGCTTACACGGCATCGAACATGTCCTTGGCGGATTACAACCGGAGAATGTGACTCTGCCGATATTCCTCGAATTGCTGGCCTGCCGAGGGGGTGCATCAACGGCCCTTGTGCCACCCCAGGACAATCGGGGCTGA
- a CDS encoding (Fe-S)-binding protein, whose translation MISRADVPTEPVFRQPLLNIEENICDLPLLGRTYNEQEIRQALGRVGKENQEDELNCGGCGYDSCVDFAKAILSGHAESSMCLSFLREQAQKKANALLHCIPSAIVLADQDLKVLDCNRNFAKLFDPSLLEAYDVCQGLTGASLQRILSFTDLFEEVLSSDCALHREALHVGDRIFDLTIFPIEPGQVVGGVISDVTDSELPREMIAQRGQEVIRKNLKTVQEVACLLGENMAETEILLRSLVEGFAPAGKVSPVSGPQ comes from the coding sequence GTGATATCCCGGGCTGACGTACCGACTGAGCCGGTATTCCGCCAGCCCTTGTTGAACATCGAAGAGAATATCTGCGATCTGCCCCTGCTCGGTCGGACTTATAACGAACAGGAGATCCGGCAGGCTCTGGGTCGGGTCGGCAAAGAAAACCAGGAAGACGAACTGAATTGCGGCGGCTGCGGTTATGATTCCTGCGTCGATTTCGCAAAGGCTATTCTGTCAGGACATGCCGAATCGTCCATGTGCCTCTCCTTTTTGCGGGAACAGGCTCAGAAGAAGGCCAATGCCCTGTTGCACTGCATCCCATCGGCTATTGTGTTAGCCGACCAAGACTTGAAAGTGCTTGATTGCAACCGAAATTTCGCCAAGCTGTTCGATCCGTCGCTACTGGAAGCCTACGACGTATGCCAGGGACTGACCGGAGCTTCTCTGCAGCGAATTTTGTCTTTTACCGATCTGTTCGAAGAGGTCTTGAGCAGCGACTGTGCTCTGCACCGCGAAGCCTTGCATGTGGGTGACAGGATTTTTGACCTGACTATTTTCCCCATTGAGCCAGGCCAGGTAGTCGGTGGCGTAATCTCCGATGTGACAGACTCTGAACTCCCTCGAGAAATGATTGCCCAGCGCGGTCAGGAAGTCATTCGAAAAAACCTCAAGACCGTTCAAGAAGTAGCCTGTCTGTTAGGTGAAAACATGGCGGAGACTGAAATTTTGCTGCGCTCTCTGGTGGAAGGATTTGCTCCAGCTGGCAAAGTTAGCCCTGTCTCGGGTCCTCAGTAG
- a CDS encoding SpoIIE family protein phosphatase, translating to MSQNLFVEIEFSQCNKHGEDICGDSFLMQKIEEQKRLIAVLSDGLGHGVKAGILSTMTASMAVKFIASDLEIGRSAEIMMDALPVCQKRQISYATFSIFDYRESGSARIIEMDNPGFMHIRQGKLLDTAYQEVASPRHQARKLRISHVEPRPRDRLVFMSDGVTQAGLGSDQHKLGWRLSGCSEFVLAALHDDPDLSARDLSRRILETALQKEIDKQAGDDITVGVVYFRVPRRTILLTGPPFSKERDGIYARNLDLFDGRKVVCGGTSAEIVARELGREIQTDLRSHRCGIPPVSHMPGVDLITEGILTLTRVAQFLEQGDIPRENHGAAQLAQMLRDSDAISFLVGTKINEAHQDPSHPAELEIRRNIVKRVAKVLQEKYLKEISLQYI from the coding sequence ATGAGTCAGAACCTGTTTGTGGAGATTGAATTCAGTCAGTGCAACAAACATGGCGAGGATATCTGCGGCGATTCGTTCCTGATGCAGAAGATCGAGGAACAAAAACGCCTGATCGCCGTGCTCTCCGACGGTTTGGGTCATGGCGTCAAGGCCGGCATTCTGTCGACCATGACCGCTTCCATGGCTGTGAAATTTATCGCCAGCGATTTGGAAATCGGCCGTTCGGCGGAAATTATGATGGATGCCTTGCCGGTTTGTCAGAAACGTCAGATCAGCTATGCGACTTTTTCCATTTTCGATTACCGGGAGAGTGGCAGCGCTCGAATCATTGAGATGGACAACCCGGGTTTCATGCACATTCGTCAGGGGAAGTTGTTGGATACGGCCTATCAGGAGGTCGCCTCTCCACGCCACCAGGCGCGCAAACTGAGGATATCCCATGTTGAACCAAGGCCCAGGGACCGCCTCGTATTCATGTCCGACGGCGTTACCCAGGCGGGTCTCGGATCGGATCAGCATAAACTTGGATGGCGCCTCTCCGGTTGCTCCGAATTTGTACTCGCGGCCCTGCATGATGATCCGGATCTTTCGGCCCGCGACCTTTCCCGAAGGATTCTCGAAACGGCACTGCAGAAAGAGATCGACAAGCAGGCCGGAGACGATATCACCGTAGGGGTGGTCTATTTTCGAGTGCCTCGTCGAACCATTCTGCTTACCGGCCCCCCTTTTTCAAAGGAGAGGGACGGAATTTATGCCCGTAATCTCGATTTGTTTGATGGCCGCAAGGTGGTCTGTGGTGGGACCTCCGCCGAAATCGTGGCCCGTGAATTGGGAAGGGAGATTCAAACGGATCTGCGCAGCCACCGTTGCGGTATTCCCCCCGTCTCGCACATGCCAGGGGTTGATCTGATAACCGAAGGGATTCTGACCCTGACCCGGGTAGCGCAATTTCTTGAGCAGGGAGATATCCCCAGGGAAAACCACGGTGCCGCCCAATTGGCCCAGATGCTGCGAGACAGCGACGCCATATCGTTTCTAGTCGGCACCAAGATCAATGAAGCACACCAGGATCCGAGTCACCCGGCGGAGTTGGAGATTCGGCGCAATATCGTTAAGCGGGTCGCAAAAGTGTTACAGGAAAAATATCTTAAAGAAATATCCTTGCAGTATATTTAG
- a CDS encoding hotdog domain-containing protein, whose protein sequence is MLSPQQTSFTKILSLTSDEPLKRRFMVLDEPIQANMRFGLLLEVLDKVAEEAALNYVNQFFPEARVVTAAIDNIVIRHVTDMSRDVHFKARINHVGRSSLEIGIRVEQPGNPVRHIASCYFTMVARSGMGEGAVSVALPGLKYGEEIEQQRADKALQRRKEYKQQQAQLNEPPSREEFQMLTDLHTAQDQTGFNGLLAGKLTADAWERMYPEQENVPKKIFGGYLIRRAYELSSICSEQIAPNRPIAAAVNRINFFHPVRMGDTLHYTTRVVYTNGSFICVEANIERISRDKTTKALSNSCLFTFVNVDDDLQQQPVPKIYPTNYGEDARYLMAHRSSQSLIAEGQTI, encoded by the coding sequence ATGCTTAGTCCACAGCAAACTTCTTTCACCAAGATTCTTTCCCTTACAAGCGACGAGCCTTTAAAGCGGCGCTTCATGGTACTGGACGAACCGATTCAGGCCAATATGCGTTTTGGCCTGCTGCTGGAGGTTCTCGACAAAGTCGCGGAAGAAGCCGCCCTAAACTACGTCAACCAATTTTTCCCCGAGGCCCGGGTGGTCACGGCGGCCATCGACAATATCGTTATCCGTCATGTCACCGATATGTCACGGGACGTGCACTTCAAAGCACGCATCAACCATGTCGGCCGCTCTTCGCTGGAAATCGGCATTCGTGTCGAGCAACCCGGCAACCCGGTGCGTCATATCGCCTCCTGTTATTTCACCATGGTCGCTCGTTCTGGCATGGGTGAAGGCGCTGTCAGCGTCGCCCTACCCGGTCTCAAATATGGTGAAGAGATCGAACAACAGCGGGCCGACAAAGCCCTGCAACGGCGCAAAGAATACAAGCAGCAGCAGGCGCAACTGAACGAGCCACCCAGCCGTGAAGAATTCCAGATGCTGACCGATCTGCACACGGCCCAGGACCAAACCGGTTTCAACGGCCTGCTAGCCGGCAAACTCACCGCCGACGCCTGGGAACGGATGTACCCTGAACAGGAGAACGTACCGAAAAAGATTTTCGGCGGCTACCTGATCCGCCGCGCCTACGAACTGTCGTCCATCTGCTCCGAGCAGATAGCCCCCAACCGTCCTATTGCCGCGGCGGTCAACCGCATCAACTTTTTTCACCCGGTGCGCATGGGCGACACCCTGCACTACACCACCCGGGTGGTCTATACCAACGGCAGCTTCATCTGCGTCGAAGCCAACATCGAGCGCATCAGTCGAGACAAGACCACCAAGGCCCTGTCCAACTCCTGCCTGTTCACCTTTGTCAATGTCGATGACGACCTGCAACAACAGCCGGTGCCAAAGATCTACCCCACTAATTACGGCGAGGACGCCCGTTACCTTATGGCCCACCGCAGCAGCCAGAGCCTCATCGCAGAAGGACAAACGATCTGA